ATATGCTCTAATTCCAGCTCTCTTGATGTCTGATCAAACTGATACTGATCTCAGTCCCTATGATTCCAGTGTTTCAACGATTTAACCTTCCCGTGTTTCACATGCTGTCTTTGCCTTTGCTGCTAGGTGGGATCCAGTAAACCGGGTGGCAGAGTGATCTTGGCCACAGAGAATGATTACTGCAAGCTTTGTGATGCCTCGTTTAGTTCTCCGGCTGTGGCACAGGCTCACTACCAAGGGAAAAATCATGCCAAGCGGCTGCGCcttgcagaagcacagaataacTCGTTCTCGTAGGTATTGTTAACTCCACGCTCAGGCTAAAAGCATGTGGCAGTGTCTCTGGCAGTCTTTTTCTCAGAAAACTCTCAATTGCAGCTGTTCATATTTGTTTAATCTTCAGGGACGCATCAGAACTAGGCAAACGGAGGGCAAGGAAAGAAGGGAATGAATATAAGATGATGCAGAACAGAAGAAACATATATACAGTTCAAAACAACACAGGTAACTGGGAGCTTGCATCTGTTCTATAGTTGGAATAGTAATGAATAATGAACAAACttgttttgcttctgctttctctaGTAGCAGAGACAGGTAGTCCTAGCTCTGCTGAGCATTCATGtctgcatgtttttttttcccagctgctaaagttgctttgttttgtcagCCTGCTTGCTAGTTCAGTTTCTCAGTTTGTAACTTAATTTACCATCTGCCTGTCTCTAAAGGCTGCTCTAAATGGCGACAGTtttcttgctttattttcttggCAAGTGGCCAGGTGCTTTGACTCCTACTGTGTCACATCAACCTGTACTTGCACTCCCATGACCAGAAGGAGAGAGCGTGTTAGCCACTCTCTAAGACCATCTGTTTCTAGAGTAGAGTCCTTCTCCAGGTGTGGGATGCTGACTTTGCCTCTTTACTGTGATTTAAAGTGTGTTTTATAGTGTCCATCTCAGCATCTGTTTCTTTTGTGAAGTTGTGTTATGAGCATATATTAGCTGAAACCCAGATTTCTGATGAGCTTGGTTTAATTGTGTCATTCTAACCACTGCTgtgtggaaaagaaaaatcttttaaagtaaaattatcacaaaattatttttaatagaaATTGCTGGCAGCATATTCTAATCAAAAGACTGTTCTAATTCTGGAATTGAAAGGTTCAAAACTAATGACTGATTCATCCCTTAAATTATTAGACTGCTAATTTTCAAAGCCCTGTTGATTCTTTGTAAGACTGGGGCAGCAAGACCACTCTGCTGCTTTAGAAAACACCAGCCAGTACTGCTCCCCTGCATGCTACATCCCTGTAAATCTGGATCTCAGTAGAGAAATCATGTGAAAAAGTAAAGTTTAGACTCTGATCAGTAAAGAAGCTAGTCTTTGGCTGCTCTTTAGTCATTTGTTGGACTTAAaaattgtcatagaatcaaccaggttggaagagacctccaagatcatccagtccaacctatcactggGCTGCTTCAAGCTCTTCTTCCTTATGGATTAACCAGGCCTTTTCTGTTGATTCCTCAGGTCCTTACTTCAATCCCCGCTCACGCCAGAGGATTCCTCGGGATCTGGCCATGTGTGTCACCCCCAGTGGCCAGTTCTACTGCTCCATGTGCAATGCCGGGGCCAGCGAGGAGATGGAGTTCAGACAGCACTTAGAAAGCAAGCAGCATAAAAGCAAGGTGTCGGAGCAGCGGTACCGGAGCGAGATGGAGAACCTAGGCTATGTACAATGACGCGCCACCCTTGGTAGTAGTTCGCCAATAGAGCAGCTTGTCTCTCGCCTGCTGTTTGCCACATGCCCTGCTTTGTGCTCCATTTGATAGGAGTATGCTCTTGAGCTGTACATGTAACACCTGCAAACTTAATGGTAtggttagattttttttctgtcctagTTGGCAGGATGATGCTGTGCAGGACATGAAGtgtttttggtgtttgtttgctaATTATCTAAGGCTCTTCATTGTATTGAGTGGTGGGGAGGACTTTGTCttcttctcagccttctgcaCAAATATGCAACGCTCAAGAAGTGCTGGGAACTTCTGTGATTGTACCACAGAGGTGGACCATGTGCAAAGCCCACTCCCCTCCTTGTGCACCACACAGCAGTGCTCCAGAATTCCTCCCTTTAGCAGACTgaatctctgggcagcttgtaaaaaaggagcaggagctgggcctgtGAATTTGTGAATTAGGTGGTGTACTTGTCCACAAATTGCTGCTTGTGGCCTCCATTACAGCCCAGAGTAGGTTCTTTCCACATCTTTATAGAAAGGCTGTGCATACCTCTCCTCCTTGGAGAGTCTTGCCTCTTACTGCTTCATCTGAGATGCAGATTTCATTTGGAACATCTGGCATTGGATATCAGCTGATTAGCCCCATTTTGAAAAGCTCTCTTCCACCAGTTAACAATGGAGAGATTCTCTGTGTAGTTGGCTGAGCATCCTAATGCACCGTGGGTGTATTTCGTCTCCCTGAAGAGTGTCCGTGGGGATCTCAGTGGTTTAATGAAATGAatcagaaagcaaagctgctcagatgagatgtgctctgctctgattcTGCCTTAGACTGAGTGAGGTTGAGAATATATTGGAGCGAGCTGTCAGATGTAGTTTCTTTGCATACTGATGTGGAAGAGAGCAAGTGTTAATCTGTGGTCTGCAGCTCTATTGCTTTGAGAGAGCAGGGCTGTTTGGCCTTTGAGGAACAGACACTGGTATTGCCCACTTCCATGCCATTCCCTGGACAAATCCCAGTGGGTCTTACAGAGGAGAGCTGAGATGCTCTAGAGCTACCAATAGTGGATgaatttccccccctctttcttttcctgtctcaGGATGGGTTTTATTTCCATTCCTTGATGTGAATGTCAATGTTTTAGGGACCATCAAAATCCAAAGTTAGGTAGGGCATAAATGTGAGGGGTAATAATTGTTTGACTAACAGCTTTTTGGCCATGCAGAGGAATTCATGAAACTTGTTAAGCAACATTTTAAGTGTAGACAAGCCCAAAGGGTGTGTGTCTGTTTGGATTTTCCTTAGCAAAAGTAGGAGGATAAAGAGAAGAAGGGCTGACTTTTTCTGCTCATttggctgggtgtgaggagctgATTGCAATCTAATTCACAGTGTTTCTAAAACGTTGGCTCCAGTGGCAAGTGCAGCACATAGGTAACCTCTGTTGGACCTGATTCACCACTGTGCTGCTACAGCTGTACGCTGGTACAGCTCCATTGACTTCAGTGGCAGGTGCAGAGAGGGGGTAAAGGAAGCATCATGGCTTGTCTCTCAATCCTCATTAGGCAGATTGCCGAATTAGATGAAGCTCCATTGGTTTCACTAGCATTTTACCAAGGATAAATTTTACTTAGTGCATAGTGTTGAGGGTAGCTCCCTcactccctttttttttgccattttgATCCTGCCTCTTGCATTCCAGAAGGACTTTCTGCTTGCCTTAAAAAATGGAAAATGAGTAAACAAAAAATATAGATAGTTTTAACCTGTTTTTCTAGTCCACCTCAAAAGAAGTTTGTTGTACTTGGCTACTGGTCAGAAATTGAGTATTGCTATCTTTAACTACCTGAGCTTCAGGTGGCCATACAATCTTGATGCAGCCTTCCTGAATCCAGGTACAATAGCCAAAACCAACCCTCATGCATCATTCCATACTAATTGTTGTCCTGCAGATACAGATAGATCAGTGGACATCCTCTTGAATGggatttcctcctctcctttttgcAAAGCTCTATCAAACAGAGTTTGTACACTGGAGAATGTTAGAAGGTAGGAGGACAGATGCCCAGGTTGCAAATCACTAACTGAGCAGTTGTGACAGCTTGTAAGTCTGTTTCTTCGGTGCTTTCCTACCTCTGGCTCCCCCTCTGTGCAGTGTTGAAGAGCTCTTCCCTTGCAAAAATCTCTTCTCAGCTTTTTTGCCTCATCTTTTGCTGTCAAAGAAGGGCTCTAGATTTC
The sequence above is a segment of the Pogoniulus pusillus isolate bPogPus1 chromosome 26, bPogPus1.pri, whole genome shotgun sequence genome. Coding sequences within it:
- the ZMAT3 gene encoding zinc finger matrin-type protein 3 isoform X2, which translates into the protein MILLQQAGLLPHPEKPSSLPMSVVTRPRASSPLSPPKSLELGPSFHTQEEEVAKVEEQDPMLEELCKPLCCKLCNVTLNSAQQAQAHYQGKNHSKKLRNYYAANSCPAPARMSNSVEPAPPQIVTHPAQVGSSKPGGRVILATENDYCKLCDASFSSPAVAQAHYQGKNHAKRLRLAEAQNNSFSDASELGKRRARKEGNEYKMMQNRRNIYTVQNNTGPYFNPRSRQRIPRDLAMCVTPSGQFYCSMCNAGASEEMEFRQHLESKQHKSKVSEQRYRSEMENLGYVQ